TCGACTTGATCGTCGTCGGCGACCGGCGCGCCCACGACGACGACCTGGTGCTGCCGCACCCGCGGGCGCACGAGCGCGCCTTCGTGCTGGCGCCGTGGAACGACGTCGAGCCCGACGCCGAGCTCATCGACCACGGACCGGTGGCGGAGCTGCTGGCGAAGGCCGGCGCGGACGGCGTCTCCCGGAGAGACGACCTGGAGCTCTCCCTGCAGTGAGCCGCCAGACGGACCCCGAGGACGAGCCGGTCCCCGAACCCCCGGGTCCCGCCGGCCGGGTCGGCCCCACGCCACCGGGCCTGCTCCTGGGGCTCGCCCTCGCCGGCCTGGTGCTCGGCTGGCTGGTCCGACCGGCCTGCGTGCGCCTCGGCGTGCCCGCACCCCGGGTCAGCTGGCTGCCGGTGCTCGCCCTGCTGCTGGTCGCGCTCATCCTCGGCGCGGTCGCCTGGTCGACGTACCGCTCCCTGCAGAAGCGGGGTGAGCGTCTGGAGCCGCACCGCGCCGTCAACCGGTTGGTGCTGGCCAAGGCGTGCGCGCTGACCGGCGCGGTGGTGGCCGGCGGCTACCTCGGCTACGCGCTCAGCTGGGTGGGGCTGACCGACGCCGAGCTGGGTCAGCAGCGGCTCGTCCGGTCGCTGGTCGCCGGGCTGGCCGGTGTGGCGATCGTCGCGTCATCGCTGGTGCTGGAGCGAGCGTGTCGCATCCGTGACGGCGGTGACGAGAACCTACGCTGAGCGCATGGCCAGTCCTTCCCCGCACGACCTGCCGGCCCGGCCGCACCGTCGACGTCAGCGCAGCGTCCGCGTCACCGTCGCCGTCGCCCTCCTCAGCCTGGCCACCGCCGTCGTGGTCGTGGCCGTCCCCACCCAGTCGGTGCTCTGGCTGACCGTCGCCTCGGTCCTGGCGCTGGCGTGCGGCTGGGCGGCCGCCCGGATCGTCTACACCGAGCTCGTGCAGAGCCGTCGCGACGCCGCCACCGACCGCGCGGCGCAGGCGCAGGCCTACCGCAGCATGTTCGCCGAGCGGGCCACCGAGCACGCCGAGTTCACCACGGGGATGACCGACCGGCTGTCGCTGCGGGAGCGTGAGATCGCCGAGCTGACCTCCACGGTGGTCGCCGCCGAGATGCGAGCCGTCGAGGCCGAGTCCCGGGTCCAGCGCGAGGCCCGCCGCGCCAACGAGGCGTCCGAGCGTGCGAGCGAGGCGCAGTCGCGCGTCCACGAGCTCGAGAAGCTGGTCGAGGAGCTCGAGGTCCACCGGGCCGAGCAGTTCGACCAGCTCGCCTCCTGGGAGGGCTTCGAGACCGTCGTGGACCTGATGGCCTGGGAGCAGAAGGTCACCGCGGCCCAGCACGCGGAGCCGCAGCAGAAGCAGGCCTGAGCCCGCGGTCCACCCGGGACCCGCTGTCCGGAAGTCAGCCCGGTACGGAAGACTGGCTCGGGTGATGCCGACGAGCGACGCCCACGCCAGCGACCACCACGAACCGCAGAACCCCCGGCTGTTCCTGCCGGAGAGCACGCGGGCCCAGCTCCCCGAGGGATGGCGCGCCGACGCCCCCGACGAGCGCGACGTGCCCGAGCTGACCGCGCTGGCTCGGCGCCACGAGACGCGGGCCCGTGGCTGGGCGAGCTCCTCCGAGGAGGACCTGCTCATCGAGGTGTCGGAGCGGGGCTACCTGAACCGCGAGAACCTCGTCTTGCGCGACGCGGCCGGTGAGCTCCGTGGGTTCGCCAGCGCCCACGACCGGGCTGCGGGCCGGATGCTGCTGACCGTCACCGTGGACGACCGGATCGGCCCGGAGCTCGAGGACCGCGCCGCCGAGGCGCTCTTCGCGTGGGCCGACGAGGCCGCGAGGAGGATCGGCGCGGAGCGGGGCCTGGAGGTCCAGCAGATCGACTCGGGAGCCTTCGCCGACGACGATCGGCAGCACCGGTGGCTGCAGACGGCCGGCTTCGAGAAGGTCCGGACCTGGTGGCAGATGAGCCGGCCGGTGACGCCCGACGAGGCCGACCTTGACTCGGAGATCGGTCACGGTGTCCGGATCCGCCAGGTCGAGCGGCAGGGCACCGGGATGCCCTCCGAGGAGGACCTGCGGATCGTCCACGACGTCCTCGAGAGCGCCTTCGAGGACCACTTCAACTCCCACGAAGAGACCTTCGACGAGTTCGTCTTCCGGCTGCGCGAGGACCCCGGCCACCGCTGGGACCACTGGTGGATCGCCGAGGTCGTCCCGGACCCCGACGACCCCTCCTCCGAGCCCGAGCCGGCCGGGGCGCTGGTCGGCGTGGTCGCCGACGGCGAGCCCGCCGGGAGCTACGTGGAGTACATCGGGGTGCTCGCCAACGCCCGCGGCCGCGGGGTGGCGAAATCGCTGCTGCGCACGGTGATCGCCGACGCCGCGACCCGGGGACGCGACCGGGTCGGCCTCGAGGTCGACGCGAGCAGCCCCACCGGAGCCGAGGGGCTCTACGTGTCGATGGGCTGGACGACGAAGTACACGACCGAGTCCTGGCACAAGGACGTCCCGGTCACCTGACCCCCTCCACCCCGCCCCTGCCCCACCCACCCCCTGCCGAGTCGGCGCATCTGCAGCGTTGAACCCTGTCGAGTCGGCGCATCTGCAGCGTTGGACCCTGCCGAGTCGGCGCATCTGCAGCGCTGGACCCGGCCGAGTCGGCGCGTCTGCAGCAGCGATCTCCTGGTGCCGGGCGCCAGAGCTGAGGTCACGCCCTTTTAAATGTCGTCCGCGAATGCGGAGAGCCGCACACGTCAGGCTCCGGTTGCGCTGCAGTTGCGCCGACTCGGCGGGTTCTTGGGGTGCAGATGCGCCGACTCGGCCGGTTTTTTGGGCTGCAGTTGCGCCGACTCGGCGGGTTTTTGGGGTGCAGTTGCGCCGACTCGGCGGGTTTGGGGGTCGGTCAGGGGGTGGCGGGGTCGACGGCCACGGAGCGGCGCAGCGCGCGGTGCACGGCCGTGGGGGTGAGCACCCCGATCGGCTGCCCGTCGCGGGTCACGGCGATCCGGTCCTCGTCCTGGCGCAGCAGGGTGGCCAGGGCGTCCTCGAGGGAGTCGGTGACGGCGACCGAGTGGGTCGGTGACGACCCGTCGAGCGGCTCGAGGTCGGCGGTGTCGATCGGCGTGACCGCCAGGCGCCGCAGGCCGCGGGAGGCCCCCACGAAGTCGGCCACGAAGTCGTCGGCGGGGGCCCCGAGCAGGTGCGCCGGCTCGGCGTACTGCGCGAGACGGCCGCCGGCGGCGAACACCGCCACCATGTCGCCCATCCGAACCGCCTCGTCGATGTCGTGGGTGACCATCACGACGGTCTTGCCGAGGTCCCGCTGGAGCCGGAGGAACTCGTCCTGCAACCGGGTGCGCACCAGCGGGTCGACGGCGCCGAACGGCTCGTCCATCAGCAGCACGGGCGGGTCGGCGGCCAGGGCCCGGGCCACGCCCACCCGCTGCCGCTGCCCTCCGGAGAGCTGGTGGGGGTAGCGGCCGCCGTACTGCTGCGGGTCGAGCCCGACCAGCTCGAGCAGCTCGTCGGCCCGCGCCTTGGCCCGCGACCGGTCCCAGCCCAGCAGCGTCGGCACGGTCGCCACGTTTGCGCGCACGCTCTGGTGCGGGAACAGCCCGGTCTGCTGGATGACGTAGCCGATCCGGCGCCGCAGAGCCACCGGGTCGGAGTCGGTGATGTCCTCGCCGTCGATCAGGATCCGGCCGGCGGTCGGCTCGATGAGCCGGTTGATCATCTTCAGCGTCGTCGACTTGCCGCAGCCGGACGGTCCGACCAGCACGACGAGCGCGCCGGGGGGCACGTCGAGGTCGAGCTCCTGGACCGCCACCGTCCCGTCGGCATAGGTCTTGCCCACGCCGACGAGCCGGATCATCGGCTGTTCGCTACGGTCACTCATGTGGCTCCCTCGTCGAGCGTCCTGACGTTCGTGCACGGCACTCTCGCCGGCACGGACGCGCCCGCCGTGGCCGACAACTGCCTGGTGCGCAACGACTGGGTGTGCGGGGAGTACCTCCGCTCCCGCGCACCGCAGATCACCGACGCACTGGTGCAGCACATCTGGATCACCGTCGTCTCCGTGCTCCTGGGCCTGCTGGTCGCGTTCCCGCTGGCGCTTCTGGCCCGACGCTACCGAAGGCTCGAAGGCTTCGTGGTCGGGGCCACGACCGCGATCTACACGATCCCGTCGCTGGCGCTGTTCGCGCTGCTGCTGCCGTTCACCGGGCTGACCGCGACGACGGTGATCCTCGGCCTCGCGCTGTACTCCCTCACGATCCTGGTCCGCAACGTCATCGAGGGCCTCAAGGGCGTTCCCGAGGACGTCCGGGAGTCGGCGCTCGGCATGGGCTACGGCCGCCGCCGGATGCTGCTCGCCGTCGAGGTGCCGCTGGCGCTGCCGACGATCATCGCGGGGGTCCGGGTGGCCGCGGTGTCCACGGTCGCCCTGACCACAGTCGGTGCGATCGTCGGGTACGGCGGCCTTGGCAACCTGCTGCTGGAGGCCGTCGACAGCCGCTTCAAGGCCCAGGTCCTGACCGCCGCGGTGCTGTGCGTAGCGCTCGCGGTCGCCTTCGACCTGGTGCTCGTCGGGGTGCAGCGGGTGCTCACTCCGTGGGCGCGGACGAGGAGGGCCGGCTGATGCTCCAGAGCGTCCTGGACTGGCTCGCCGACCCAGCCACCTGGCAGGGGGAGAACGGCATCCCGAACCGGCTCCTCGAGCACGGTCTGCTCACGGTCACCGCGACGCTCGCCGCGGCCGCACTGGGTCTGCCGCTGGCGGTCTGGCTCGGCCACAAGGGGCGCGGCGGCACCCTGGCGATCAACATCTCCAACGTCGGGCGGGCGGTGCCGACCTTCGCCGTGCTGCTGCTCCTCGCCCTCGGACCGGTCGGCACGGAGTACTTCGGGGCCTACGGTCGCGCCGGGCTGTCCACGCTGGTGGCCCTGGTGCTCTTCGCGCTGCCGCCGATCATCACCAACACCTACGTCGGGATGCAGGGCGTCGACCGGGACACCGTGGAGGCCGCGCGGGGGATGGGCATGACCTCGACCCAGCTGCTCCGGTCGGTGGAGGTGCCGCTGGCGCTGCCGCTGATCCTGACCGGGCTGCGGCTGGCGATCGTCCAGGTGTGGGCCACCGCCACCATCGCCGCCCTGGTGGCCGGGCCGGGGCTGGGCCGGATCGTCACGCTCGGCTTCGTCCGCCAGGACACCGGGCAGGTCGTCGGCGGCGCGCTGGTGATCGCCGTCATCGCGCTGCTCCTCGAGGTGGGCATGGTGGCCCTGCAGAGGGTGCTCGACCCGGTCGCCCGGGCCCGTCGTACGACGGCCGCAGCGGCGGCCCTGGGTTCTGTCGGCTCCCGCCCGTAGGCTGTTCGCCGTGGGTGCCGCCGCCCGGGATCGACCCGGTCGGCGAAGTGCCCTCCGGACACGCGCGGCACGCCGCGGGACACAGAAGGTGGGAGCACCCCATGAGCATGAACACGCCTGTCGGTCGACGCCTCGGACGCCTCGCGGCGGTGATGGCGATCGCGCCGCTCGCCCTGCTCGGCGCCTGCGCCGGTGAGGACGCCCTGAACGCCGACTCCGGCAGCAGCGGCAGCAGCGGCGGCAGTGGCGGCGGCGAGGTCGTGGTCGCCGGCCAGAACTTCAGCGAGATGCAGATCATGACCGAGATGTACGCCGCCCTGCTCAGGGACGCCGGCTACGACGTCACGGTGAAGCTGGTGGAGAGCCGGGACGTCTACGCCCCGCAGATGGAGAAGGGCGCGGTCGACGTGTCCGCGGACTACCTCTCCTCGATGACGGAGTACCTCAACAAGCAGGAGAACGGACCGGACGCCCCGGTGGTGGCCTCGCCGGACACCGACGCCACCCTCGCCAAGCTCAAGGAGCTCGCGGCGCCGCGCGGGATCGAGCCCCTGCAGCCGGCCGAGGCCGAGGACGCCAACGCCTTCGCGGTCACCAAGGAGTTCGCGGAGAAGAACGACCTGAAGACCCTCAGCGACCTCGCCGCGCTCAACCAGCCGGTGACGCTGGCGGCGGCCGAGGACTGCTCGCAGCGCACCGACTGCGAGATCGGGCTGGAGAAGACCTACGGCCTCGACATCACCAAGGTGGTCCCGTTGGGCTTCGGCACCACAGGCACCAAGGACGCGCTCGCCAAGGGCGAGGTCGACCTCGGCCAGGTCGGCACCAGCGACGCGACGCTGGACCAGCTCGGTCTGGTGATCCTCGAGGACGACCAGAACCTCCAGAACGCCGAGAACCTCGTGCCGATGGTGAACAGCGACTTCCTCAAGGCCCACCCGGACGTCGCCGACGTGCTGAACGAGATGTCCTCGCAGCTGACCACCGAGGACCTGGCGACCATGATCGGCAAGGTCGACCTCGAGCGGCAGCTGCCCGAGGACGTGGCCACCAGCTACCTCCAGGACCAGGGTCTGCTGTAGCCAGCGGGGGCATGGCGACCGGATCGCCCTGCTGCGGTTATCCTGAGGCCTGCTGCGCCGGTCCACGCGAGTACGTCGACGTACGGCTGCCGGCGCCGTTGCAGCCGTACGCCCCGCAACTGTGGAGGACCTGACCAGTGTCACAGCCCGCCCAGGACCTACCCCCCGAGGTAGCCCTCACGCTCGAGGACCTCGAGGTGGCGCGGATTCCCGAGGACGTCTCGGCCGACCGACGGATCGTCCTGGTGGCCGGCTCCGGCCGCAGTGGCACCAGCCTGATGTCGGGCATCCTGAAGAGCATCGGGCTGCACGTGCCCGAGCCGGAGGTGGTGGCCGACAGCACCAACCCGAAGGGGTTCGGCGAGCCGCAGTGGGTGGTGGACTTCCACGACCTGCTGCTCCGGCGCGCGATCGTGCACCCCTCCGACGCCCGCCCGGGCGCCTGGTTCGACGCCGGTCGGGTCTCCGGCCGGGAGGCCTTCCGCGCGGACCTGACCACGTGGCTCGAGGAGCAGTTCGCGGTCGCCGACCAGCTGGTCATCAAGGACCCGCGGCTGGCCTGGTTCCTGAGCCTGTGGCGCGTGGCCGCCGTGCGGGCCGGTGCGTCCACCTCGATCGTCACGATGCTGCGGCCGCCGGCCGAGGTCGTGGCGAGCAAGAACAAGTACTACGGCGGGCGGCTGGGCGACATCAGCCGGTTGGCCGGCTGGACCAACATGATGCTCTACACCGAGCGGGCCACCCGGGGCTCCCGGCGGACCTTCGTGCGCTACCACGACCTCCTCGACGACTGGACGAGCACGATCGTGCGGGCGGGGGAGGAGATCGAGCTCGACTCGATCACCCACGCCGGCATCGACCGGATGAAGGAGGTCCACAACTTCGTCGACCCGGCGCTGCACCGCGTCCGGTCCGGCTGGGAGGACCTCTCGGTGCCGCAGCCGCTGCAGGAGGTCGCGGAGGCGACCTGGCAGCAGCTGAACAAGCTCGCCGAGCCCGGAGGCGACACCCCGGACGTGCGGGAGGAGCTCGACGGGCTCCGCCGCGTCTACGGCGACCTGTACGCCGAGGCCGAGGCGCTGACCAGCTCCACGGCCGAGGCCGCCGGCCCGACCTTCCTGCGCTCGGTGCGTCGGGCGCGGGAGCAACGCGCGGCCGAGGCCGTCGCGGCCGAGCTCGCCGAGGCCAGCGCGGCCCGCAGGGCGGCCGTCCGGGCGCGCGGGATCGCCGGGCGCGCCAAGCGCCGGCTCCAGGGCCAGGGCGGCTGATGGGCCAGCGCGACAACCTCCGGGTCCTGCACAACCTGGAGGGCAGGTCCGACTTCGACGTCGCCTGGCCGCGGGACCACCGCCGCCTCGAACCCGGCCTCACCTCGGTGCTCCGGGTGAAGAACGAGGCCCGGAGCCTCCCCTGGGTGCTGCCGCCGCTCTTCCGGGCCGTGCAGCAGGTCGTGATCGTGGACAACCAGTCCGACGACGGCACGCCCGAGGTGGCGCGGTCGGTGGCGGCTGCCTGTGGCGCCGCGGACCGGCTCACCGTGACGGAGTACCCCTTCGACGTCAGCCGCTGCGGCGCCGAGCACCTCGGCACCCCGGAGATGTCGGTCCACAACCTGGCCTACTTCTACAACTGGTCCTTCTCGCACGTGCACACGGCCTACTCGATGAAGTGGGACGGCGACATGGTGCTGACCGCCGAGGGCGTGGACACGATCGCCGACCTCGCCTGGCAGCTGGAGAACGTCGAGGCGGTCGTCTCGATGCCGCGGCACCCGCTGTTCGTGGAGAGCGACCAGGTCGCCTACCTCGACGTCTACATGATCAACGTCGAGGACTACGTCTTCCCGATGGGCGACGACTACCGCCACCACAAGGCCTACGAGTGGGAGATCCGGATGGTGCCGCGGCACGCCCGCCGGATGCGCCTGCCACAGGGCCTGTGCGTCGAGCTGAAGTACCTCGACAGCGACGAGTTCGACCACTGGGTCAGCCCGGAGGCGTTCGGCACCAGCTCCCGGACCATGCGCAAGCTGCGGGAGTGGGACGTCTTCCACGCGCTGCGCGAGGGCCGGGCCGACGAGGTCGAGGGGATCGTCCGCATCGTCGCCCCCGAAGGCGTGCACGTCATCGACCACGTCACCTCGACCTGGCTGCCCCGCCACGAGCGACCGATCGTGGTCCCGCTCGAGGAGCGGCCCGACAACGCGGAGTACGGCTCCGAGGACGACGCCGTCGGCGACGAGGACAACAGCCGCTCCTGACCGGGCCCCGCGGGCCGGAGGCGAGCGGTCAGCAGAGCGGAGGAGCGGACCGGCGCTCAGGCCTGCGCCGGCACGACCTTCGCGGCGAAGCGGGCCGCCAACGCGTCGGGGTCCAGGGTGCCCGCGACCAGCTGCTGGGTCGGCCAGTGCGAGACGTCGAGCCCGGACAGCTCCTTGAACCGCTCGAAGTCCTCGCGGTAGAGCTTCAGCAGCCCCTCGATGTCCGCTCCGGTCGGCGCAGTGCCCGGGACCAGCGGCTTGTTCTGCATGCCGTGGGGCAGCTCCGGCACCTCCCCGAAGCGGTCGAGCTCCAAGAAGTCGGTCAGCCGGTTCATCGCGCCCTCGTGGTCGGCCAGGAACGCCTTGAACTCCAGCACGTGCCACTGCTCGCGGTCGAACAACGAGAAGCCCCGCTCCAGCTGGGCGCCGTAGTAGCCGCGCACCACCCCCGAGCGCAGCCGGAAGCCGCCGACGTGCGCGCCCTCGGGATCTGCTCCTGCAGGCCGGGGGACGGTACTGGGTGAGGAACTCGGGCCAATCCGGCGCCGCCTTCGGCCAGCGGTCGACGACCATCATCCACTGCGAGAACAGCCGCTCCAGCGGGTCGCGGAAGATCGCGACCAGCTTCAGGTCCGGGTCGTAGCGTCGCATCCGCTCCAGGGCCTGCGGCCACCACAGGTACACCGGGGTCGCGTCCCCCAGCAGCCGCTGCCGACGGCTACGCCGCGGCGCCACGTAGTCGGAGAAGTCCGGGTTCGCCCAGTCCTTCGCCTCGTCGTCGAAGTAGTGCAGCTCCTTGCGCGGTGCCCGCAGCACCTGCGGGTGCCGGCTCAGCAGCCCGGACAGCGACGTCGTCCCGGACTTCTGGGTGCCCACGATCGAGAAGCCGTAGCGGAGCACGCCGAGCTCCCCCGACCGCTGAGACTGCTCGGGCTCCATCCGACTTCCTCCCTGCGCCTGCATCGGTGCCGGCACCCTGCACCGACATCGAGCGAGAGGTTACACGGGGCCGCTCAGGTCCTCACTTGTCGACGTCGCCTACGACGAAGAACATCGAACCGAGGATCGCCACCATGTCCGCCACCACGCAGCCCTCGAGCACCTCGGGCAGCACCGCGATGTTGTTGAACGACGCGGTGCGCAGCTTTATCCGCCACGGGGTCTTCTCCCCGCGCGAGACCAGGTAGTAGCCGTTGATCCCGAGCGGGTTCTCCGTCCAGGCGTACGTCGACCCCTCCGGCGCCTTGAGGATCTTGGGCAGCCGGACGTTCACGGGGCCGGCGGCGATCGAGCGCAGCCGGTCCACGCACGCCTCGACGAGGTCCAGCGAGACCTGCACCTGGTCCAGCAGCATCTCGAAGCGGGTATAGCAGTCCCCGTCCTCCCCGGTGACCACCTGGAGCACGCCGTCGGCGCGGAGCTGGTCGTAGGCGAGGTACGGCTCGTCGCGGCGCAGGTCGAAGTCCACGCCGGCGGCCCGGGCGATCGGGCCGGAGACGCCGTACGCCTCGATCAGCGCCGGTGAGATCACCCCCACCCCGCGGGTGCGCGCCCGGAAGATCTCGTTGCCGAAGATCAGGTCCTTGATCTGCGGCATCCGCGAGCGGACCGCGGCGGTCGCCTGGTCGACCCGGTCCAGCCAGCCGGCCGGCACGTCCTCCTTGAGGCCGCCGACCCGGTTGAACATGTAGTGCATCCGGCCGCCGGAGACCTCCTCCATGACCGCCTGCAGCGTCTCCCGCTCGCGGAACGCGTAGAAGATCGGGGTGATCGCGCCCAGCTCGATGGGGTAGGAGCCCAGGAACATCAGGTGGTTGAGCACCCGGTTCAGCTCGGCCAGCATCGTGCGCAGCCACACCGCACGCTGCGGCACCTCCATGCCGAGCATCCGCTCGACGGCCAGCACCACGCCCAGCTCGTTGGAGAACGCCGAGAGCCAGTCGTGCCGGTTCGACAGCACGATGATCTGCCGGTAGTCGCGGACCTCGAACAGCTTCTCCGCGCCCCGGTGCATGTAGCCGACCACCGGCTCGCAGGCGGCGATCCGCTCGCCGTCGAGGGTCAGCCGCAGCCGGAGCACGCCGTGCGTCGCAGGGTGCTGCGGGCCGATGTTGAGCACCATGTCCTGCGTGGCCAGTCCGGGGCCGCCGCCGCGCTCGTGGCCCCCGAAGGAGTCGGAGAAGCCTGCGGCGCCGGCACCGATGCCGACCACCAGCTCCTCGCGTCCTTGACGGCTCACGCGGCTCATCCTTGCACGTACGCTCGGGTCGTGGACGACCTCTTCGCGCCGCCCGGCACGCCATGGCGCCGTGTGTCCCCGGCGCTCGGCCGGGTGCGCAGGATCGTGCTCGCCGGCGTCGTCGGCGGTCTCGCCGTGGCGGTGCTGCTGCTGGGCTGGCTGGGGCCGCTGCCGGGGCTGGTCACGTGGCCGGTGCTCGGGCTGCTGGTGCTGGTGCTGGTCGGCGGCTGGGTGTTCGTCGGCCGCAGCGTGGCGCGCTGGGGCTACGCCGAGCGCGACGAGGACCTCTACATCACCCACGGCGCCTGGGTCCGGAGGCTGGTCGTGGTGCCCTACGGGCGGATGCAGTACGTCGACGTGCACGCCGGCCCGCTCGACCGGGCCTTCGGCGTGGCCACCGTGCGGCTGCACACCGCCAGCCCGGCGACCTCCGCGCACGTCCCCGGGCTGCCCGCCGACGAGGCGGCGCGGCTGCGGGACCGGCTGACCTCGCTGGGCGAGGCGCAGGCGGCCGGGCTGTGAGCGAGCCGGAGCCGGTGGCCCCCGCGGCGGCGCCGGTCGGGCACGAGCCACGCCGACTCTCGCCGATGACCCCGCTGGTCCGCGGCGGGATCTACCTGGTCGCGCTGGTCGCCACCACCTGGGACGACCTGCTCGCCGGCCGGCTCGGCCCGATCGCGCTGACCCTGATCGCGGTGCTGGCCGCCGGGATGGTCGCCGGCTACGCGTCCTGGCTGCGCACGAAGTACTGGATCGAGGACGACGAGCTCCGCATCGACACCGGGGTGATCTCCCACCAGTCCCGGCGGATCCGGGTCGACCGGCTGCAGGGCATCGACATCGTCCAGCCGTTCCTGGCCCGGCTGTTCGGGCTGGCCGAGCTCAAGATGGACACCGCCGGCGGCAGCCGCGAGGGCTCGCTGGCCTTCCTGCCGCTGGCCGAGGCGCACCAGGTGCGCGAGTCGCTGCTGGCCCGCCGCGACGCCGTACGCCGGGCCGCGCCGGCCGGGACGGAGCCGCCGGTGCCCGGTGCGCTGCCGGCCGCGCAGCGGGGCTGGCAGCCACCCGACCACGACATCGCGGCCCTGGACCTGCGCACCTTGGTGCTGAGCAGCCTGCTCTCGCTGGGCACGATCGCGGCGGTGGCCGGCGCGGCGTTGCTCGGGGTCGCCTTCGCGTTCCAGGGCATGGCCGTGGTCGCGCCGATGGTCCCGGTGGTGGTCGGCTTCGTGCTGGTGCAGCTGCGCCGGCTCTCGGGCTACCACGGCTTCACGGTGTCGCAGACCAGCGCCGGCCTGCAGGTGCGCCGCGGACTGTTCGAGCGGACCACGCAGACCATCACCCTGGCGCGGGTGCAGGGGGTCG
The DNA window shown above is from Nocardioides mesophilus and carries:
- a CDS encoding GNAT family N-acetyltransferase, producing the protein MPTSDAHASDHHEPQNPRLFLPESTRAQLPEGWRADAPDERDVPELTALARRHETRARGWASSSEEDLLIEVSERGYLNRENLVLRDAAGELRGFASAHDRAAGRMLLTVTVDDRIGPELEDRAAEALFAWADEAARRIGAERGLEVQQIDSGAFADDDRQHRWLQTAGFEKVRTWWQMSRPVTPDEADLDSEIGHGVRIRQVERQGTGMPSEEDLRIVHDVLESAFEDHFNSHEETFDEFVFRLREDPGHRWDHWWIAEVVPDPDDPSSEPEPAGALVGVVADGEPAGSYVEYIGVLANARGRGVAKSLLRTVIADAATRGRDRVGLEVDASSPTGAEGLYVSMGWTTKYTTESWHKDVPVT
- a CDS encoding ABC transporter permease yields the protein MAPSSSVLTFVHGTLAGTDAPAVADNCLVRNDWVCGEYLRSRAPQITDALVQHIWITVVSVLLGLLVAFPLALLARRYRRLEGFVVGATTAIYTIPSLALFALLLPFTGLTATTVILGLALYSLTILVRNVIEGLKGVPEDVRESALGMGYGRRRMLLAVEVPLALPTIIAGVRVAAVSTVALTTVGAIVGYGGLGNLLLEAVDSRFKAQVLTAAVLCVALAVAFDLVLVGVQRVLTPWARTRRAG
- a CDS encoding PH domain-containing protein; this translates as MDDLFAPPGTPWRRVSPALGRVRRIVLAGVVGGLAVAVLLLGWLGPLPGLVTWPVLGLLVLVLVGGWVFVGRSVARWGYAERDEDLYITHGAWVRRLVVVPYGRMQYVDVHAGPLDRAFGVATVRLHTASPATSAHVPGLPADEAARLRDRLTSLGEAQAAGL
- a CDS encoding ABC transporter ATP-binding protein, producing the protein MSDRSEQPMIRLVGVGKTYADGTVAVQELDLDVPPGALVVLVGPSGCGKSTTLKMINRLIEPTAGRILIDGEDITDSDPVALRRRIGYVIQQTGLFPHQSVRANVATVPTLLGWDRSRAKARADELLELVGLDPQQYGGRYPHQLSGGQRQRVGVARALAADPPVLLMDEPFGAVDPLVRTRLQDEFLRLQRDLGKTVVMVTHDIDEAVRMGDMVAVFAAGGRLAQYAEPAHLLGAPADDFVADFVGASRGLRRLAVTPIDTADLEPLDGSSPTHSVAVTDSLEDALATLLRQDEDRIAVTRDGQPIGVLTPTAVHRALRRSVAVDPATP
- a CDS encoding NADH-quinone oxidoreductase subunit D, whose product is MSRQGREELVVGIGAGAAGFSDSFGGHERGGGPGLATQDMVLNIGPQHPATHGVLRLRLTLDGERIAACEPVVGYMHRGAEKLFEVRDYRQIIVLSNRHDWLSAFSNELGVVLAVERMLGMEVPQRAVWLRTMLAELNRVLNHLMFLGSYPIELGAITPIFYAFRERETLQAVMEEVSGGRMHYMFNRVGGLKEDVPAGWLDRVDQATAAVRSRMPQIKDLIFGNEIFRARTRGVGVISPALIEAYGVSGPIARAAGVDFDLRRDEPYLAYDQLRADGVLQVVTGEDGDCYTRFEMLLDQVQVSLDLVEACVDRLRSIAAGPVNVRLPKILKAPEGSTYAWTENPLGINGYYLVSRGEKTPWRIKLRTASFNNIAVLPEVLEGCVVADMVAILGSMFFVVGDVDK
- a CDS encoding DUF3180 domain-containing protein — translated: MSRQTDPEDEPVPEPPGPAGRVGPTPPGLLLGLALAGLVLGWLVRPACVRLGVPAPRVSWLPVLALLLVALILGAVAWSTYRSLQKRGERLEPHRAVNRLVLAKACALTGAVVAGGYLGYALSWVGLTDAELGQQRLVRSLVAGLAGVAIVASSLVLERACRIRDGGDENLR
- a CDS encoding ABC transporter substrate-binding protein produces the protein MSMNTPVGRRLGRLAAVMAIAPLALLGACAGEDALNADSGSSGSSGGSGGGEVVVAGQNFSEMQIMTEMYAALLRDAGYDVTVKLVESRDVYAPQMEKGAVDVSADYLSSMTEYLNKQENGPDAPVVASPDTDATLAKLKELAAPRGIEPLQPAEAEDANAFAVTKEFAEKNDLKTLSDLAALNQPVTLAAAEDCSQRTDCEIGLEKTYGLDITKVVPLGFGTTGTKDALAKGEVDLGQVGTSDATLDQLGLVILEDDQNLQNAENLVPMVNSDFLKAHPDVADVLNEMSSQLTTEDLATMIGKVDLERQLPEDVATSYLQDQGLL
- a CDS encoding sulfotransferase family protein, which translates into the protein MSQPAQDLPPEVALTLEDLEVARIPEDVSADRRIVLVAGSGRSGTSLMSGILKSIGLHVPEPEVVADSTNPKGFGEPQWVVDFHDLLLRRAIVHPSDARPGAWFDAGRVSGREAFRADLTTWLEEQFAVADQLVIKDPRLAWFLSLWRVAAVRAGASTSIVTMLRPPAEVVASKNKYYGGRLGDISRLAGWTNMMLYTERATRGSRRTFVRYHDLLDDWTSTIVRAGEEIELDSITHAGIDRMKEVHNFVDPALHRVRSGWEDLSVPQPLQEVAEATWQQLNKLAEPGGDTPDVREELDGLRRVYGDLYAEAEALTSSTAEAAGPTFLRSVRRAREQRAAEAVAAELAEASAARRAAVRARGIAGRAKRRLQGQGG
- a CDS encoding ABC transporter permease yields the protein MLQSVLDWLADPATWQGENGIPNRLLEHGLLTVTATLAAAALGLPLAVWLGHKGRGGTLAINISNVGRAVPTFAVLLLLALGPVGTEYFGAYGRAGLSTLVALVLFALPPIITNTYVGMQGVDRDTVEAARGMGMTSTQLLRSVEVPLALPLILTGLRLAIVQVWATATIAALVAGPGLGRIVTLGFVRQDTGQVVGGALVIAVIALLLEVGMVALQRVLDPVARARRTTAAAAALGSVGSRP
- a CDS encoding glycosyltransferase, which gives rise to MGQRDNLRVLHNLEGRSDFDVAWPRDHRRLEPGLTSVLRVKNEARSLPWVLPPLFRAVQQVVIVDNQSDDGTPEVARSVAAACGAADRLTVTEYPFDVSRCGAEHLGTPEMSVHNLAYFYNWSFSHVHTAYSMKWDGDMVLTAEGVDTIADLAWQLENVEAVVSMPRHPLFVESDQVAYLDVYMINVEDYVFPMGDDYRHHKAYEWEIRMVPRHARRMRLPQGLCVELKYLDSDEFDHWVSPEAFGTSSRTMRKLREWDVFHALREGRADEVEGIVRIVAPEGVHVIDHVTSTWLPRHERPIVVPLEERPDNAEYGSEDDAVGDEDNSRS